The genomic interval TGTCGTCGAAGCCGATCACCGCCACGTCCTCGGGCACCCGCAGCCCCTCCTCGCGCAGCACCTTCAGGGCGCCGTACGCGGTGAGGTCGTTGGCGGCGAACACGGCGTCCACGTCGGGGCAGTTGTCGAGGAGTTCCCGCATCGCGCGCTCACCGCCACCCGGGGTGAAGTCGCTCTCGACGATCAGCCGCGGATCGACATCGACCATGACGTCCCGGAACCCGTCGAGCCGGTCCACCGCCGACGTCTGGTCGAGCGCGCCGGTGATGTGCGCGATCCGGGTGCGGCCGAGCCCGACGAGGTGCCGTACGGCCTCGCGGGCGCCGCCCCGGTTGTCGCAGTCGACGTAGACCGTCGGTCCGAAGGCGCGTGTCCCCTCGCTCCAGGAGGGCCGGCCGCCGAACACGGTCGGGACACCGGCCCGTTGGATCAGTCCGGGCAGCGGGTCGTCGAGGTGCAGGGAGAAGACGAGCGCGCCGTCCACATGGCCGCCGGCGAGATAGCGGCCGACGCGGGCATGGTCGTCGCGGCCCTCCGTGAGGAGCAGCACGAGTTGGGAGTCGTGGGCCGTCAACTCCTTGCTGATACCGCGGAGTTGCATGGCGAAGAAGGGGTCGGCGAAGACGCGGGTCTCCGGTTCGGCGATCACCACGGCGATGGCGTCGTGCCGCTTGGTCACGAGGCTCCGGGCGGCCTGATTGGGGACGTACCCGAGTTCGTCCACGGCCTGCCGGACCCGCTCGACGAGCGATTCCCGCACCCCGTCCCCGCCGTTGACCACCCGCGAAACGGTGGCCCGCGACACCCCCGCCCGCGCGGCCACGGCCTCCAACGTGGGACGCGGTGCTGTCTCGGTCACGGTTGGACCCCTCCTCGATGATGCGGATCAGGATAGCCGCGGCGGAACCGAACGGTGAGAGCGCTCCCAATACGGAGTGCGCCCTCGTCGACCTCGACCGACCTCACCCCAACAGATCCACCCACCGCCCCACTCCGTCCCGCTCCGCCCGCTCATACGCCAGCCACGCCAACGCGAGGTCCTGCCACGGCAGCCCGACCGGGGCGTAGACGGAACGCGCACCGGCATCGGTCCGCCCCGGATGGTCGCCGCGCAGTACGTCGCCGAGCGTGGTGTCGATGTCCGTCGGGGTCAACGCGCCCACGGATTCGACCAGTTGGCGGTCGTCGACGACGACCAGTGCCGCGTCCAGCAGGTCGGCGGCGAGTTCCCGCTTGCCCGGCTCGTCGGCGCCCAGGCTGGTGAGGTGCTGTCCCTCCCGGGTGTCCGCGAGGGACAGCAGCGGAGTGCGGGACCAGGTCGCCAGCAGGACGATGTCGGCGGCCGAGGCTATCGCCTTCGCCGAGCCCAGCACCCGGCCGCCGTGTCGTGCGGCGAACTCGGTCGCGCGGTCCAAGTCCGTGTCGTGGACGAGGAGTTCGCCGTACGGCCGGAGCACGCCCAGGCCGCGCACCATCAACTCGGCCTGCGCGCCCGCGCCGATGACCCCGACCACCGCGCCCTCCGCCGACCCCGCGAGGGCATGCGTGCCCAGGGCGGCCGCCAGCCCCGTACGCCACGCCGTGACCGTCGCCGAGTCCAGCAGGGCGAGCAACTCGCCGTCCACGCCGCTGTGCAGGCACAGCACGCCCCTCAACGCGGGCCGCGCGTCAGGGAACTTGGCGTTGACCTTCACCGTGTAGGCCTCGATGCCGGGCAGCAGTCCCGGCATCAGGGCGGTGGCCGTACCGGGGAACGGCAGGTCGGTGCGCACCCGTTGGCCCGGGATCGCCACCGGGGCGCCCACCGCGAGGAAGCCGGCCCGCAGCGCGGCGAGGCAGGCCGAGGGTTCCAACAGGGTGCCGAGGGCGCTCCGTGTCAGCAGGCGAGTCATGCGCTCATGATCCGTCGGAAGCGGAGTCAGGGGCGGAGTCGGCGGAGGAGTCGGGCGCGGAGTCCGCGGCCGAATCCGGGGCAGCGGTGGCCTTCTTCGCCCTGCTCGGCTGCACCCTCTTCGGCTCGCCCGGCATCTTCGGATACTCCGGCG from Streptomyces sp. NBC_01288 carries:
- a CDS encoding ornithine cyclodeaminase family protein; this translates as MTRLLTRSALGTLLEPSACLAALRAGFLAVGAPVAIPGQRVRTDLPFPGTATALMPGLLPGIEAYTVKVNAKFPDARPALRGVLCLHSGVDGELLALLDSATVTAWRTGLAAALGTHALAGSAEGAVVGVIGAGAQAELMVRGLGVLRPYGELLVHDTDLDRATEFAARHGGRVLGSAKAIASAADIVLLATWSRTPLLSLADTREGQHLTSLGADEPGKRELAADLLDAALVVVDDRQLVESVGALTPTDIDTTLGDVLRGDHPGRTDAGARSVYAPVGLPWQDLALAWLAYERAERDGVGRWVDLLG
- a CDS encoding LacI family DNA-binding transcriptional regulator, whose product is MTETAPRPTLEAVAARAGVSRATVSRVVNGGDGVRESLVERVRQAVDELGYVPNQAARSLVTKRHDAIAVVIAEPETRVFADPFFAMQLRGISKELTAHDSQLVLLLTEGRDDHARVGRYLAGGHVDGALVFSLHLDDPLPGLIQRAGVPTVFGGRPSWSEGTRAFGPTVYVDCDNRGGAREAVRHLVGLGRTRIAHITGALDQTSAVDRLDGFRDVMVDVDPRLIVESDFTPGGGERAMRELLDNCPDVDAVFAANDLTAYGALKVLREEGLRVPEDVAVIGFDDMLPVAEQTEPPLTTVRQDIEEMGRLMARLLLRGLDRRGAPDGIGGAPSSVILPTTLVHRASA